A genomic segment from Nocardiopsis sp. Huas11 encodes:
- the rpoB gene encoding DNA-directed RNA polymerase subunit beta encodes MAASRNASADALGPHRVSFARIQEPLEVPNLLALQTESFDWLLGNDKWKTRVETARNAGRKDVPEQSGLEEIFEEISPIEDFSGTMSLSFRDHRFEPPKYSEEECKDKDMTYSAPMFVTAEFINNDTGEIKSQTVFMGDFPLMTVKGTFIINGTERVVVSQLVRSPGVYFDKSLDKTSDKDLFGCKVIPSRGAWLEFEVDKRDFVGVRIDRKRKQGVTVLLKALGWTTDQILERFGQYESIRNTLEKDPTAGTDDALLDIYRKLRPGEPPTKESAQALLENLYFNPKRYDLAKVGRYKINKKLGLDADYTQGTLTEEDIVATIDYIVRLHAGEVEKETVRGLRPIETDDIDHFGNRRLRTVGELIQNQVRLGLARMERVVRERMTTQDVEAITPQTLINIRPVVASIKEFFGTSQLSQFMDQTNPLAGLTHKRRLSALGPGGLSRERAGFEVRDVHPSHYGRMCPIETPEGPNIGLIGSLAGYGRVNSFGFVETPYRKVVDGRVTDQVDYLTADEEDLYVIAQANTPTNPDGTFAEAGVLVRRKGGEFEQVSTDEVDYMDVSPRQMVSVATAMIPFLEHDDANRALMGSNMQRQAVPLLRAESPFVGTGMEYRAATDAGEVVLNEKAGVVEDVSADYVTVMADDGTRKTYRMGKFQRSNQGTCFNQRPIVAEGMRVEAKQVLADGPSTDQGEMSLGKNLLVAYMSWEGHNYEDAIILSQRLVQDDVLSSIHIEEHEVDARDTKLGPEEITREIPNVSEEVLADLDDRGIIRIGAEVVDGDILVGKVTPKGETELTPEERLLRAIFGEKAREVRDTSLKVPHGETGKVIGVRVFSREEGDELAPGVNEMVRVYVAQKRKITDGDKLAGRHGNKGVISKILPQEDMPFLEDGTPVDIILNPLGVPGRMNVGQVLEVHLGWLAKNGWLVEGVEEEWQKSLHAIGAAEVEPNSRVATPVFDGLHGDELSGLIQSVRPNKDGNRLINEDGKARLFDGRTGEPFAEPISVGYKYILKLHHLVDDKIHARSTGPYSMITQQPLGGKAQFGGQRFGEMEVWALEAYGAAYALQELLTIKSDDVVGRVKVYEAIVKGENIPEPGIPESFKVLIKEMQSLCLNVEVLSSDGMSIEMRDSDEDVFRAAEELGIDLGRREPSSVEEV; translated from the coding sequence TTGGCAGCCTCGCGCAACGCCTCCGCTGACGCCCTTGGTCCGCACCGCGTTTCTTTCGCCCGTATTCAGGAACCACTCGAGGTCCCGAACCTGCTTGCTCTGCAGACCGAGTCGTTCGACTGGCTGCTGGGCAACGACAAGTGGAAGACCCGGGTAGAGACGGCCCGAAACGCTGGCCGCAAGGACGTTCCGGAGCAGTCCGGCCTCGAAGAGATCTTCGAGGAGATCAGTCCTATCGAGGACTTCTCGGGCACGATGTCGCTGTCGTTCCGCGACCATCGGTTCGAGCCGCCCAAGTACTCCGAAGAGGAGTGCAAGGACAAGGACATGACCTACTCCGCCCCGATGTTCGTCACGGCGGAGTTCATCAACAACGACACCGGTGAGATCAAGAGCCAGACGGTCTTCATGGGCGACTTCCCGCTCATGACCGTCAAGGGCACCTTCATCATCAACGGCACCGAGCGCGTCGTCGTGTCCCAGCTGGTCCGCTCCCCGGGCGTGTACTTCGACAAGTCGCTCGACAAGACCTCGGACAAGGACCTCTTCGGCTGCAAGGTCATCCCGTCGCGGGGTGCCTGGCTGGAGTTCGAGGTCGACAAGCGGGACTTCGTCGGCGTCCGCATCGACCGCAAGCGCAAGCAGGGCGTCACCGTCCTGCTCAAGGCGCTGGGCTGGACGACCGACCAGATCCTGGAGCGTTTCGGCCAGTACGAGTCGATCCGCAACACCCTGGAGAAGGACCCGACCGCCGGTACCGACGACGCCCTGCTGGACATCTACCGCAAGCTGCGCCCGGGAGAGCCGCCCACGAAGGAGTCGGCCCAGGCGCTGTTGGAGAACCTGTACTTCAACCCCAAGCGCTACGACCTCGCCAAGGTCGGCCGCTACAAGATCAACAAGAAGCTCGGCCTGGACGCCGACTACACGCAGGGCACGCTGACCGAAGAGGACATCGTCGCCACGATCGACTACATCGTCCGCCTGCACGCGGGCGAGGTGGAGAAGGAGACCGTCCGCGGCCTCCGTCCGATCGAGACCGACGACATCGACCACTTCGGCAACCGCCGTCTGCGCACCGTCGGCGAGCTCATCCAGAACCAGGTCCGCCTGGGCCTGGCCCGCATGGAGCGCGTCGTGCGCGAGCGGATGACGACCCAGGACGTCGAGGCGATCACGCCGCAGACCCTGATCAACATCCGTCCCGTCGTCGCCTCCATCAAGGAGTTCTTCGGCACCTCGCAGCTGTCCCAGTTCATGGACCAGACCAACCCGCTCGCGGGTCTGACCCACAAGCGCCGCCTCTCGGCGCTGGGCCCGGGCGGTCTGTCCCGTGAGCGCGCCGGCTTCGAGGTCCGCGACGTCCACCCCTCGCACTACGGCCGCATGTGCCCGATCGAGACGCCTGAGGGCCCGAACATCGGTCTGATCGGCTCGCTCGCCGGGTACGGCCGCGTCAACTCGTTCGGTTTCGTGGAGACCCCGTACCGCAAGGTCGTCGACGGTCGTGTCACCGACCAGGTCGACTACCTCACCGCGGACGAGGAGGACCTCTACGTCATCGCGCAGGCGAACACGCCGACCAACCCGGACGGCACCTTCGCCGAGGCCGGCGTCCTCGTCCGTCGTAAGGGCGGCGAGTTCGAGCAGGTCAGCACCGACGAGGTCGACTACATGGACGTGTCGCCGCGCCAGATGGTGTCGGTCGCCACCGCCATGATCCCGTTCCTGGAGCACGACGACGCCAACCGCGCGCTCATGGGTTCCAACATGCAGCGCCAGGCCGTGCCGCTGCTGCGCGCCGAGTCGCCCTTCGTGGGCACCGGCATGGAGTACCGTGCCGCCACCGACGCCGGTGAGGTCGTCCTCAACGAGAAGGCCGGTGTCGTCGAGGACGTCAGCGCCGACTACGTCACCGTGATGGCCGACGACGGCACGCGCAAGACGTACCGCATGGGCAAGTTCCAGCGCTCCAACCAGGGCACCTGCTTCAACCAGCGCCCCATCGTCGCCGAGGGCATGCGGGTCGAGGCCAAGCAGGTCCTGGCCGACGGTCCGTCCACGGACCAGGGCGAGATGTCGCTGGGCAAGAACCTCCTCGTGGCGTACATGTCCTGGGAGGGGCACAACTACGAAGACGCGATCATCCTCTCCCAGCGCCTGGTGCAGGACGACGTCCTCTCCTCGATCCACATCGAGGAGCACGAGGTCGACGCCCGTGACACCAAGCTGGGCCCGGAGGAGATCACCCGCGAGATCCCCAACGTCAGCGAGGAGGTCCTGGCCGACCTCGACGACCGGGGCATCATCCGCATCGGCGCCGAGGTCGTGGACGGCGACATCCTCGTCGGCAAGGTCACGCCCAAGGGCGAGACCGAACTGACCCCGGAGGAGCGCCTGCTGCGCGCCATCTTCGGTGAGAAGGCGCGCGAGGTCCGCGACACCTCCCTGAAGGTGCCGCACGGCGAGACCGGCAAGGTCATCGGCGTGCGCGTGTTCAGCCGCGAGGAGGGCGACGAGCTCGCGCCCGGCGTCAACGAGATGGTCCGCGTCTACGTGGCCCAGAAGCGCAAGATCACCGATGGTGACAAGCTCGCCGGCCGTCACGGCAACAAGGGCGTCATCTCCAAGATCCTGCCGCAGGAGGACATGCCGTTCCTGGAGGACGGCACGCCCGTCGACATCATCCTCAACCCGCTGGGCGTGCCCGGCCGGATGAACGTCGGACAGGTGCTGGAGGTCCACCTCGGGTGGTTGGCCAAGAACGGCTGGCTGGTCGAGGGCGTCGAGGAGGAGTGGCAGAAGTCGCTGCACGCCATCGGAGCGGCCGAGGTCGAGCCGAACTCGCGCGTGGCGACGCCGGTCTTCGACGGCCTGCACGGTGACGAGCTCAGCGGCCTCATCCAGTCGGTCCGCCCGAACAAGGACGGCAACCGCCTCATCAACGAGGACGGCAAGGCGCGTCTGTTCGACGGCCGCACCGGTGAGCCGTTCGCCGAGCCGATCTCCGTCGGTTACAAGTACATCCTGAAGCTCCACCACCTCGTGGACGACAAGATCCACGCGCGCTCCACCGGCCCGTACTCCATGATCACCCAGCAGCCGCTGGGCGGTAAGGCGCAGTTCGGCGGTCAGCGCTTCGGTGAGATGGAGGTGTGGGCCCTCGAGGCGTACGGCGCCGCCTACGCCCTGCAGGAGCTGCTCACCATCAAGTCCGACGACGTGGTGGGCCGGGTCAAGGTCTACGAGGCCATCGTCAAGGGCGAGAACATCCCCGAGCCGGGCATCCCTGAGTCCTTCAAGGTGCTCATCAAGGAGATGCAGTCGCTCTGTCTGAACGTGGAGGTGCTGTCCAGTGACGGTATGTCCATCGAGATGCGGGACAGCGACGAGGACGTCTTCCGCGCCGCGGAAGAACTGGGAATCGACCTGGGTAGGCGCGAGCCGAGCAGTGTCGAAGAGGTCTAA
- a CDS encoding DNA-directed RNA polymerase subunit beta' has protein sequence MLDVNFFDELRIGLATADDIRQWSHGEVKKPETINYRTLKPEKDGLFCEKIFGPTRDWECYCGKYKRVRFKGIICERCGVEVTRAKVRRERMGHIELAAPVTHIWYFKGVPSRLGYLLDLAPKDLEKIIYFAAYMVTWVDTDARERDLQSLEARISVEKQHLEQRRDSTIEERHRKLEADLAELEEQGAKGDARRKVREGAEREMRQLRDRAQREIDRLDEVWNRFKNLKVQDLEGDEMLYREMRDRFGKYFRGGMGAQAIQDRLANFELDTEAEKLRETIRTGKGQKKARALKRLKVVSAFLNTTNSPMGMVLDCIPVIPPDLRPMVQLDGGRFATSDLNDLYRRVINRNNRLKRLLDLGAPEIIVNNEKRMLQEAVDALFDNGRRGRPVTGPGNRPLKSLSDMLKGKQGRFRQNLLGKRVDYSGRSVIVVGPQLKLHQCGLPKQMALELFKPFVMKRLVDLNHAQNIKSAKRMVERSRPVVWDVLEEVITEHPVLLNRAPTLHRLGIQAFEPQLVEGKAIQIHPLVCTAFNADFDGDQMAVHLPLSAEAQAEARLLMLATNNILKPSDGKPVTMPTQDMIIGLYYLTTEKPGAAGEGRAFRSPAEAIMAYDLGALHLQAKIRLRIADGAPAPKDWTPPEGWEQGEPYTLETTLGRYLFNEATPVDYPYVNFQVGKKQVSTLVNDLAEGYPKVQVATTLDALKDAGYRWATRSGLTIGIEDVVAPPQKAEILAGYDRKADKIQREFDRGLITDDERRQELTEVWTQATAEVARNMEDNFPADNPVWMMVQSGARGNPMQVRQIAGIRGLVSNTKGETIPRPIKSSYREGLSVLEYFISTHGQRKGLADTALRTADSGYLTRRLVDVAQDVIVREIDCGTDRSLWHEVGEKNAAGVVVRKHNVENTGFGRTLAEDTVDTDGNLVLPALSDTSEQNIDKLVAAGLTRVRIRSSLTCEAKIGVCTTCYGRSMATGKPVDVGEAIGIIAAQSIGEPGTQLTMRTFHMGGSAGQDITHGLPRVQELFEARIPKGVAPISEMEGRIRIDDTEKSRKIVVIPDDGTDEIAYPVPMRAQLLVSDGDHVTVGQQLIQGAINPHEVLRIQGPRAVQQHLVSEVQEVYKSQGVSIHDKHIEIIVRQMLKRVNILESGDTELLPGEMVERPKFERINRRVVSEGGQPAAGRPVLLGITKASLATESWLSAASFQETTRVLTENAIHGKSDPLLGLKENVIIGKLIPAGTGIPQYRNIRVEPTEEAKASMYSVSGYEEPSEYTFGQGSGEAVPLEEYDFGPYNR, from the coding sequence GTGCTCGACGTCAACTTCTTCGACGAGCTGCGCATCGGCCTGGCCACGGCCGACGACATTCGCCAGTGGTCGCACGGCGAGGTCAAGAAGCCTGAGACCATCAACTACCGCACCCTGAAGCCCGAGAAGGACGGACTCTTCTGCGAGAAGATCTTCGGCCCGACCCGGGACTGGGAGTGCTACTGCGGCAAGTACAAGCGCGTCCGCTTCAAGGGCATCATCTGTGAGCGCTGCGGCGTCGAGGTGACCCGCGCCAAGGTGCGTCGCGAGCGGATGGGCCACATCGAGCTGGCCGCTCCCGTCACGCACATCTGGTACTTCAAGGGCGTGCCCTCCCGTCTGGGCTACCTGCTGGACCTGGCGCCGAAGGATCTCGAGAAGATCATCTACTTCGCCGCCTACATGGTCACGTGGGTGGACACCGACGCCCGTGAGCGCGACCTCCAGTCCCTGGAGGCGCGGATCTCGGTGGAGAAGCAGCACCTGGAGCAGCGCCGCGACTCCACGATCGAGGAGCGCCACCGCAAGCTGGAGGCCGACCTCGCCGAGCTGGAGGAGCAGGGCGCCAAGGGTGACGCGCGCCGCAAGGTGCGCGAGGGCGCCGAGCGTGAGATGCGCCAGCTGCGCGACCGCGCGCAGCGGGAGATCGACCGCCTCGACGAGGTGTGGAACCGCTTCAAGAACCTCAAGGTCCAGGACCTCGAGGGCGACGAGATGCTCTACCGCGAGATGCGGGACCGCTTCGGGAAGTACTTCCGCGGCGGCATGGGCGCTCAGGCCATCCAGGACCGGCTCGCCAACTTCGAGCTGGACACCGAGGCCGAGAAGCTCCGGGAGACCATCCGCACGGGCAAGGGCCAGAAGAAGGCCCGCGCCCTGAAGCGGCTCAAGGTCGTCTCGGCGTTCCTCAACACCACCAACAGCCCCATGGGCATGGTGCTCGACTGCATCCCGGTCATCCCGCCGGACCTGCGTCCGATGGTGCAGCTGGACGGTGGCCGCTTCGCGACCTCCGACCTCAACGACCTGTACCGTCGCGTCATCAACCGGAACAACCGCCTCAAGCGGCTGTTGGACCTGGGCGCGCCCGAGATCATCGTCAACAACGAGAAGCGGATGCTGCAGGAGGCCGTCGACGCGCTGTTCGACAACGGCCGCCGCGGCCGCCCGGTCACCGGGCCGGGCAACCGTCCGCTCAAGTCGCTGTCCGACATGCTCAAGGGCAAGCAGGGCCGCTTCCGTCAGAACCTGCTCGGTAAGCGCGTCGACTACTCCGGCCGTTCGGTCATCGTCGTCGGCCCGCAGCTGAAGCTGCACCAGTGCGGTCTGCCCAAGCAGATGGCCCTGGAGCTCTTCAAGCCGTTCGTGATGAAGCGCCTGGTCGACCTGAACCACGCGCAGAACATCAAGAGCGCCAAGCGCATGGTGGAGCGGTCCCGTCCGGTCGTGTGGGACGTCCTCGAAGAGGTCATCACCGAGCACCCGGTTCTGCTGAACCGTGCTCCCACGCTGCACCGCCTGGGCATCCAGGCCTTCGAGCCGCAGCTGGTCGAGGGCAAGGCCATCCAGATCCACCCGCTCGTGTGCACGGCGTTCAACGCCGACTTCGACGGTGACCAGATGGCCGTGCACCTGCCGCTGTCCGCCGAGGCCCAGGCCGAGGCGCGGCTGCTGATGCTGGCCACGAACAACATCCTCAAGCCGTCCGACGGCAAGCCCGTGACCATGCCCACCCAGGACATGATCATCGGCCTGTACTACCTGACGACGGAGAAGCCCGGTGCCGCGGGCGAGGGGCGGGCCTTCCGCTCCCCGGCCGAGGCGATCATGGCCTACGACCTGGGCGCCCTGCACCTGCAGGCGAAGATCCGCCTGCGGATCGCCGACGGCGCCCCGGCGCCGAAGGACTGGACCCCGCCGGAGGGCTGGGAGCAGGGCGAGCCGTACACCCTGGAGACGACCCTGGGGCGGTACCTCTTCAACGAGGCCACCCCGGTCGACTACCCGTACGTCAACTTCCAGGTGGGCAAGAAGCAGGTCTCGACCCTGGTCAACGACCTGGCCGAGGGCTACCCCAAGGTCCAGGTCGCCACGACCCTGGACGCCCTGAAGGACGCCGGTTACCGCTGGGCCACCCGGTCCGGCCTGACCATCGGCATCGAGGACGTCGTCGCGCCGCCGCAGAAGGCCGAGATCCTCGCCGGATACGACCGCAAGGCCGACAAGATCCAGCGGGAGTTCGACCGCGGTCTCATCACCGACGACGAGCGCCGTCAGGAGCTCACCGAGGTGTGGACCCAGGCCACCGCCGAGGTCGCGCGGAACATGGAGGACAACTTCCCCGCCGACAACCCGGTGTGGATGATGGTCCAGTCCGGTGCCCGTGGTAACCCGATGCAGGTGCGTCAGATCGCGGGTATCCGTGGTCTGGTCTCCAACACCAAGGGTGAGACGATCCCGCGTCCGATCAAGTCCTCCTACCGTGAGGGCCTGTCCGTGCTGGAGTACTTCATCTCCACGCACGGTCAGCGCAAGGGTCTGGCCGACACCGCCCTGCGTACCGCCGACTCGGGTTACCTGACCCGTCGTCTGGTGGACGTCGCGCAGGACGTCATCGTCCGCGAGATCGACTGCGGCACCGACCGGTCGCTGTGGCACGAGGTCGGCGAGAAGAACGCCGCCGGCGTCGTGGTGCGCAAGCACAACGTCGAGAACACCGGTTTCGGCCGCACGCTGGCCGAGGACACGGTGGACACCGACGGCAACCTCGTGCTGCCCGCGCTGAGCGACACCTCCGAGCAGAACATCGACAAGCTGGTGGCGGCCGGGCTCACCCGGGTGCGCATCCGCTCGTCGCTGACCTGTGAGGCGAAGATCGGTGTGTGCACCACCTGCTACGGCCGCTCCATGGCCACCGGCAAGCCGGTGGACGTCGGTGAGGCGATCGGTATCATCGCGGCCCAGTCCATCGGTGAGCCCGGTACCCAGCTGACCATGCGGACCTTCCACATGGGTGGTTCGGCCGGTCAGGACATCACCCACGGTCTGCCCCGTGTCCAGGAGCTCTTCGAGGCCCGCATCCCCAAGGGTGTGGCCCCGATCTCCGAGATGGAGGGCCGGATCCGGATCGATGACACGGAGAAGAGCCGTAAGATCGTCGTCATTCCCGACGACGGCACGGACGAGATCGCCTACCCGGTGCCGATGCGTGCCCAGCTGCTCGTCAGTGACGGTGACCACGTCACGGTCGGCCAGCAGCTGATCCAGGGTGCGATCAACCCGCACGAGGTTCTCCGTATCCAGGGCCCGCGCGCGGTGCAGCAGCACCTCGTGTCGGAGGTCCAGGAGGTGTACAAGTCGCAGGGTGTGTCCATCCACGACAAGCACATCGAGATCATCGTCCGCCAGATGCTCAAGCGGGTGAACATCCTGGAGTCGGGTGACACCGAGCTTCTGCCGGGTGAGATGGTGGAGCGACCGAAGTTCGAGCGGATCAACCGCCGCGTCGTCTCCGAGGGCGGTCAGCCCGCGGCCGGACGTCCGGTCCTGCTCGGCATCACCAAGGCGTCGCTGGCCACGGAGTCGTGGCTGTCGGCGGCCTCCTTCCAGGAGACGACCCGGGTGCTCACCGAGAACGCGATCCACGGTAAGAGCGACCCGCTGCTGGGTCTCAAGGAGAACGTCATCATCGGTAAGCTCATCCCGGCCGGTACGGGCATCCCCCAGTACCGCAACATCCGGGTGGAGCCGACCGAGGAGGCGAAGGCTTCGATGTACTCGGTCTCCGGGTACGAGGAGCCGAGCGAGTACACCTTCGGTCAGGGCTCGGGCGAGGCCGTCCCGCTGGAGGAGTACGACTTCGGTCCCTACAACAGGTAA
- the rpsL gene encoding 30S ribosomal protein S12: MPTIQQLVRKGRQDKVAKNKTPALKGSPQRRGVCTRVYTTTPKKPNSALRKVARVKLSSGIEVTAYIPGIGHNLQEHSIVLVRGGRVKDLPGVRYRIVRGSLDTQGVRGRKQARSHYGAKKEK, from the coding sequence GTGCCCACCATCCAGCAGCTGGTCCGCAAGGGCCGACAGGACAAGGTCGCAAAGAACAAGACCCCGGCGCTGAAGGGGAGTCCGCAGCGTCGTGGTGTGTGCACGCGTGTCTACACCACTACGCCGAAGAAGCCGAACTCCGCTCTGCGCAAGGTCGCTCGTGTGAAGCTCAGCAGCGGCATCGAGGTCACGGCCTACATCCCCGGCATCGGTCACAACCTGCAGGAGCACTCCATCGTGCTCGTGCGCGGTGGCCGAGTGAAGGACCTGCCGGGTGTCCGTTACCGGATCGTCCGCGGTTCGCTCGACACCCAGGGCGTCCGAGGCCGCAAGCAGGCACGTAGCCACTACGGCGCCAAGAAGGAGAAGTAA
- the rpsG gene encoding 30S ribosomal protein S7, whose product MPRKGPAPKRQLITDPVYGSPLVTALINKVLLDGKRSIAQRVIYDALEGAREKTGQDPLVVLKRALDNVKPALEVRSRRVGGATYQVPVEVRASRSTTLALRWLVDYSRKRREKTMTERLMNELVDASNGLGAAVKKREDTHKMAESNKAFAHYRW is encoded by the coding sequence ATGCCGCGCAAGGGACCGGCGCCGAAGCGCCAGCTCATCACAGACCCGGTCTACGGCTCGCCGCTCGTCACCGCACTCATCAACAAGGTGCTGCTCGACGGCAAGCGCTCCATCGCCCAGCGCGTCATCTACGACGCCCTGGAGGGTGCACGCGAGAAGACCGGACAGGACCCGCTCGTTGTTCTCAAGCGCGCCCTGGACAACGTCAAGCCCGCGCTCGAGGTCCGCAGCCGCCGTGTCGGTGGCGCGACCTACCAGGTGCCGGTCGAGGTTCGCGCCTCCCGTTCCACCACGCTGGCTCTGCGTTGGCTGGTCGACTACTCGCGCAAGCGCCGTGAGAAGACCATGACCGAGCGTCTGATGAACGAGCTGGTCGACGCCAGCAACGGTCTCGGCGCGGCCGTCAAGAAGCGTGAAGACACGCACAAGATGGCCGAGTCGAACAAGGCCTTCGCCCACTACCGCTGGTAA
- the fusA gene encoding elongation factor G, which translates to MAAKTELDLAKVRNIGIMAHIDAGKTTTTERILYYTGVTHKVGEVHDGAATMDWMKEEQERGITITSAATTTHWDDHTINIIDTPGHVDFTIEVERSLRVLDGAVAVFDAKEGVEPQSEQVWRQADRYGVPRICFVNKMDKIGAEFQRCVDMFRERLGANAMPIQLPIGAESDFKGVVDLVKMIAYVWNDEAALGEMYDTVEIPETHVEAAREARDQFIETLAEADDEIMELYLEGQEPTLEQLVPAIRRACIAGTAIPIVCGTAFKNKGVQPLLDAVTAYLPSPLDVESVEGHDPKDETEQTKLIRKPGNAEPMSALIFKIMSDPHLGKLTYVRIYSGVLKTGTQVLNSLKGRKERIGKIYRMHSNKREEIAEAGAGDIVAVMGLKDTTTGETLCDPAQPIVLESMTFPAPVIEVAIEPKTKSDQEKLGIAIQRLADEDPSFQVASDEQTGQTVISGMGELHLEVLVNRMRDEFKVEANIGKPQVAYRETIRKKVEGYVYTHKKQTGGSGQFAKVKIDLEPLETEEGDASGYEFVNAVTGGRIPREYIPSVDAGAQEAAELGVLAHYPLVGIKVTLQDGQYHEVDSSEMAFKTAGSMAFKEAVKLAKPTLLEPVMAVEVTTPEEYMGDVIGDLNSRRGQIQSMDERSGVRIVKAQVPLSEMFGYVGDLRSRTQGRANYSMVFDSYAEVPSAVAQEIVAKVRGE; encoded by the coding sequence ATGGCTGCTAAGACTGAGCTTGACCTGGCCAAGGTCCGCAACATCGGGATCATGGCCCACATCGACGCGGGCAAGACCACGACCACCGAGCGGATCCTCTACTACACCGGTGTGACCCACAAGGTGGGCGAGGTCCACGATGGCGCCGCCACGATGGACTGGATGAAGGAGGAGCAGGAGCGGGGTATCACCATTACCTCGGCTGCTACCACCACCCACTGGGACGACCACACCATCAACATCATCGACACGCCCGGCCACGTCGATTTCACGATCGAGGTCGAGCGCTCGCTGCGTGTTCTGGACGGTGCCGTCGCGGTGTTCGACGCCAAGGAAGGCGTCGAGCCCCAGTCCGAGCAGGTCTGGCGCCAGGCTGACCGGTACGGCGTGCCGCGTATCTGTTTCGTCAACAAGATGGACAAGATCGGCGCGGAGTTCCAGCGCTGCGTCGACATGTTCCGTGAGCGTCTCGGCGCCAACGCGATGCCGATCCAGCTCCCCATCGGGGCTGAGAGCGACTTCAAGGGCGTCGTCGACCTCGTGAAGATGATCGCCTACGTCTGGAACGACGAGGCCGCGCTCGGCGAGATGTACGACACGGTCGAGATCCCCGAGACGCATGTGGAAGCCGCCCGCGAGGCGCGCGACCAGTTCATCGAGACGCTGGCCGAGGCCGACGACGAGATCATGGAGCTGTACCTGGAGGGGCAGGAGCCCACCCTGGAGCAGCTCGTCCCGGCGATCCGCCGCGCGTGCATCGCCGGCACCGCGATCCCGATCGTCTGCGGCACGGCGTTCAAGAACAAGGGCGTCCAGCCCCTGCTCGACGCGGTCACCGCTTACCTTCCCTCGCCCCTGGACGTCGAGTCCGTCGAAGGTCACGACCCCAAGGACGAGACCGAGCAGACCAAGCTGATCCGCAAGCCCGGCAACGCCGAGCCGATGTCCGCACTGATCTTCAAGATCATGAGCGACCCCCACCTGGGCAAGCTCACCTACGTGCGCATCTACTCCGGCGTCCTGAAGACCGGCACCCAGGTGCTGAACAGTCTGAAGGGCCGCAAGGAGCGCATCGGCAAGATCTACCGCATGCACTCGAACAAGCGTGAGGAGATCGCCGAGGCGGGCGCCGGCGACATCGTCGCGGTCATGGGTCTCAAGGACACCACGACCGGTGAGACTCTGTGCGACCCGGCTCAGCCGATCGTTCTGGAGTCCATGACCTTCCCGGCTCCGGTCATCGAGGTGGCCATCGAGCCCAAGACCAAGAGCGACCAGGAGAAGCTGGGCATCGCGATCCAGCGCCTGGCGGACGAGGACCCCTCGTTCCAGGTGGCCTCGGACGAGCAGACCGGTCAGACCGTGATCTCCGGCATGGGCGAGCTGCACCTCGAGGTGCTGGTCAACCGCATGCGCGACGAGTTCAAGGTCGAGGCGAACATCGGTAAGCCGCAGGTGGCCTACCGAGAGACCATTCGCAAGAAGGTCGAAGGCTACGTCTACACCCACAAGAAGCAGACCGGTGGGTCGGGCCAGTTCGCCAAGGTCAAGATCGACCTCGAGCCGTTGGAGACCGAAGAGGGCGACGCCTCGGGATACGAGTTCGTCAACGCCGTCACCGGTGGCCGTATCCCGCGGGAGTACATCCCGTCGGTGGACGCCGGAGCCCAGGAGGCCGCGGAGCTGGGTGTGCTCGCGCACTACCCGCTCGTCGGCATCAAGGTGACGCTGCAGGACGGCCAGTACCACGAGGTCGACTCCTCCGAGATGGCCTTCAAGACCGCTGGTTCGATGGCCTTCAAGGAGGCCGTCAAGCTCGCCAAGCCGACTCTGCTGGAGCCGGTCATGGCGGTCGAGGTCACCACCCCTGAGGAGTACATGGGTGACGTGATCGGTGACCTGAACTCCCGCCGTGGACAGATCCAGTCCATGGACGAGCGTTCCGGCGTCCGGATCGTGAAGGCCCAGGTGCCCCTCTCCGAAATGTTCGGCTACGTGGGTGACCTGCGCAGCCGTACGCAGGGTCGAGCCAACTACTCGATGGTGTTCGACTCCTACGCGGAGGTTCCGTCCGCTGTCGCCCAAGAAATTGTGGCGAAGGTTCGCGGCGAGTAG